From the genome of Oxyura jamaicensis isolate SHBP4307 breed ruddy duck chromosome 2, BPBGC_Ojam_1.0, whole genome shotgun sequence, one region includes:
- the CCN3 gene encoding CCN family member 3 — protein MALPPQLRGEAAAGSMVPGGGQGLAALLLPLLLRLCEVSGREAACPRPCSGGCPGEPPRCAPGVPAVLDGCSCCPVCARQRGESCSPLLPCDESGGLYCDRGPDDSGDTGICMVLEGDNCVFDGMIYRNGETFQPSCKYQCTCRDGQIGCLPRCNLDLLLPGPDCPFPRKVEVPGECCEKWICDPKDEVILGGFAMAAYRQEATLGIDVSDSSANCIEQTTEWSACSKSCGMGFSTRVTNRNQQCEMVKQTRLCMMRPCENEEPSDKKGKKCIRTKKSLKAVRFEYKNCTSVQMYKPRYCGLCSDGRCCTPHNTKTIQVEFRCPQGKFLKKPMMLINTCVCHSNCPQSNNAFFQQLDPTSSEAKI, from the exons ATGGCTCTGCCGCCACAGCTtcgcggggaggcggcggccggGAGCATGGTGCcgggcggcgggcagggcttggccgccctgctgctgccgctcCTCCTCCGGCTGTGCGAG GTGAGCGGCCGGGAGGCGGCGTGTCCCCGGCCGTGCAGCGGGGGGTGTCCGGGGGAGCCTCCGCGCTGCGCCCCGGGGGTGCCGGCGGTGCTGGacggctgctcctgctgcccggTGTGCGCCCGGCAGCGAGGCGAGAGCTGCTCCCCGCTGCTGCCCTGCGACGAGAGCGGCGGCCTCTACTGCGACCGCGGCCCCGACGACAGCGGGGACACCGGCATCTGCATGG TGCTGGAAGGGGACAACTGCGTGTTCGACGGGATGATCTACCGCAACGGGGAGAccttccagcccagctgcaAGTACCAGTGCACCTGCCGGGACGGCCAGATCGGCTGCCTGCCCCGCTGCAACCTCGACCTGCTGCTCCCCGGCCCGGACTGCCCCTTCCCGAGGAAGGTTGAAGTGCCCGGAGAGTGCTGCGAGAAGTGGATCTGTGACCCGAAGGACGAAGTGATTTTGGGAGGTTTTGCTATGGCTG CATACAGACAGGAGGCCACACTTGGGATCGATGTGTCTGATTCAAGTGCCAATTGTATTGAACAGACAACAGAATGGAGCGCTTGTTCCAAAAGCTGTGGAATGGGCTTTTCCACCCGTGTCACCAACAGAAATCAACAGTGTGAGATGGTGAAGCAGACACGCCTTTGCATGATGAGGCcttgtgaaaatgaagagcCATCTGATAAG aaagggaaaaaatgtatccGAACGAAGAAGTCCCTGAAAGCTGTTCGCTTTGAATACAAGAACTGCACTAGTGTGCAGATGTACAAACCTCGTTACTGTGGCCTCTGCAGTGATGGGCGATGCTGTACTCCACACAACACCAAAACGATTCAAGTTGAGTTCCGCTGTCCTCAGGGCAAATTCCTAAAAAAGCCGATGATGTTGATCAACACCTGTGTCTGTCATAGTAACTGTCCTCAGAGTAACAATGCTTTCTTCCAGCAGTTAGATCCCACATCTAGTGaagcaaaaatatga